From Amycolatopsis sp. WQ 127309:
CCGCTCGCTGACCACTCACCCTCGCACGGGCATCCGCATCCACAGAGCCCTCGCCAAGCAGCGGCCTCCCACGCCAGGCAAGAGCCGGTCGCTCGCAGAACTCGGCCGCGCAGTGGCCCCGCGCGCAGACTTGCACCGCCTTAGCCGAGGAGAACCCCACCAAGCAGGTGAAGCCGGCCAAGGACCCCGCGCAACGCATCGATAGCGCACGGGCCCCGCCACCACCGGCCACCGAGCCGCTCTCGCAACCACAAAGCCTCGCCCGACCGGCCGCATCACGACCAGACACCGAGCCGCCGCCGAGCCTCGCCCATCAGCAGCGCCGCCATCGGGCCGCTGCCGCAACCACAGAGCCTCGCCGACCCGACCCGCATCGCCACCAGACACCAAGCCGCCGCAACCACCGAGCCTCACCCACTCGATCGCATCGCCACCAGACACCGAACCGCCACCGCAGAACCCCACCCGACCGCGCCGCCACAAGACACCAAGTCGCTACTGCAACCACAGACCCTCACCCAGCCAGCCGCATCGCCACCGGCTACCGAGCCGCTCTCGCAACCACAGACCCTCACCCAGCCGACCGCGCCGCCACCAGGCTCCGAGGCTTCGCCGCGGCGGAGCCTCGCCCGACCGCATCGCCACCGGCCGTGGAGCCGCTCTCGCAACCACAAAGCCTCACCCGACCGACCGCGCCGCCACCAGGCTCCGAGTCGCCGCTGCCGCAGCGCCTCGCCCGACCGCGTCGCCACCGGCCGTGGAGCGGCTTTCGCAACCACCGAATCTCACCCGACCGGCTGCGCTGCCACCAGACATCGAGGCGCCGCCGAGTCTTACCCACCCGACCCCATCGCCAGCAGACACCGAGCCGCCGCCGCGGAGCCTCGCCCGACCGCATCGCCACCGGCCACCGAGCCACTCTCGCAACCACAGAATCTCGCCCACCCGGCCGCGCCACCACCAGCCACCAAGCCGCCGCCAGAACCTCACCCACCCAGCGACCCCCGCCGAAGTGCCTCAGCTCGGCGTGCCCACCAGTGCTGCCAGCTTGGCTCGTACGTCGTCCGCGTCCGGGTGGCCCAGCTCTGTCAGCAGCCGTACCGATCGGACCCAGCACTCCCGGGCCAGTGCCCCGTCTCCGTGCCTCAGGTGGATCGTGCCCAGCTGGGACAGCACGTCCGCGGCCTCGTAGTGCTCGCCCATGGTGAAGAACATCTCCACCGATTCGCTGATGCACGCGATGCCCTCGGCGAGCCGGCCCAGGCCGAGCAGGGCCAGGCCTCGCGTGTGCTGCGTGAACCGGGTGTCGACCGGGTGGCCGTCCGGGCCCGGGATCGCCAGGGCCGCGTCGGCCAGTTCCAGGGCCTGCTCGTGGTCGCCCATCGACGTGCAGATGTCGCCCAGTGCCCGCAGCACGCTCGCCTCGAACGCGCCCATTCCCAGCTCGCGGACGATCTCCAGCGCTCGCATGCCGTGCTCGTACGCGCCGGTGTAGTCGGCCAGGTTGTGCGCCGCCAGCGCCAGGTTGTACTGCGCCCGCGCTTCGCCCTCCCGCGCGCCCAGTTCGCGCTGGATCGCCAGCACCCGTTCCAGGTAGTGCCGCGACTCGTCGTACTGCCGCACCACGCCGTTGACCACGCCGAGTCCACTGAGGATGCCCGCCTCGCCCGGGCGGTGGCCGCCGTCCCGCGCGGCTTCCAGTGCCACGCCGAACACCGAACGCCAGTCGTCCAGCCGCGAGCGCGTCCCGAAATAACTCTGCAGCAGCCAGGCGAGCTTCCAGCAGACGTCGTCGCGCCGCCGGCGCCGGGCCAGGTGCACCGCGGCGATCAGGTTGCCGGCCTCTTCGTCGAACCAGTCGAGCGCGTCGTGGTACTCGGCGAACGCCGAGCCGTCGAGACCGTCCAGCTCCAGCAGCCGGTAGTACCGCTCGGGCCGCATCCGCCGGGACGCGTTGAACGCCGTCGCCAGGTACCAGCCGAGCAGCCGGTCGAGTGCGGCGTCGCGCTCCTCCGCGGTATCGACCTGCTCCGCGGCTTCGCCCGCGTACGCGCGGATCAGGTCGTGGAACTGGTAGCGGCCCGGCCGCGGCTGGGCGAGCAGGTGCGCGGCCGCCAGCGTCGTGAGCACCGGCCGGGTCCGCGTCAGGTCCAGACCGGCGACGGCGGCCGCCGCGGGCACGCTGAAGTCGACGCCGGTGGACAGCCCGAGCAGCCGCAGCAACCGCGCCGCCGACGGCTCGAGTGCCTGGTAGGAGTACGAAAACACCGAACGGATGTTGGTGCCGTCGCCGTCGGCGAGGTCGAACGAGCCGAGCAGGTCGTGCTCGCTTTCGAGGGAGTCGACGAACTCGTCGAGCGGCAGGCCGGGGAACTGCGCCGCCCGCACGGCGAGGATCCGGATCGCCAGCGGCAGCCCGCCGCAGTACCGCACGAACCGTTCGGTCGCCGCCGGGTCGCGCGCCACCCGTTCGAGGCCGATCGTGGACGCGAGCAGCTCGACCGCGTCCTCCGCGCCGAGCTCCGCCAGCGCGACGCGCCGGGCGCCGT
This genomic window contains:
- a CDS encoding AfsR/SARP family transcriptional regulator; translation: MVLDFRLLGPAEVTADGRPVPLGGSRPLIVLAGLLLRANRVVPVDELGRWLWNDDRRRSKGALQTYVLRLRRALGDQVSIRTESGGYLIEVDDDLLDLSRFRALAARGQAALDGGESRQAAAHFADALAQWRGAALLNVESDALHRDEAGQLAEERLRVRELWADALLEAGEYGTVVPELTRLTRENPLRERLHEQLMVALYRSGRQAEALDVHRRISGVLADELGLDPGPSLQRTRQAILTGTDDAEPARYRLGVEPLVPHQLPADPRTFAGRESDLKALHALLPEALDADASTPIASVEGMGGIGKTTLAVHFAHEIADRFPGGQIHLNLRGYGPGEPVEPAAALEAMLTALGVPCEQIPADLDGRAASWRTHTAGRRLLIVLDNANRTEQVRPLLPGPGCLVLVTSRWQLRALVATHGARRVALAELGAEDAVELLASTIGLERVARDPAATERFVRYCGGLPLAIRILAVRAAQFPGLPLDEFVDSLESEHDLLGSFDLADGDGTNIRSVFSYSYQALEPSAARLLRLLGLSTGVDFSVPAAAAVAGLDLTRTRPVLTTLAAAHLLAQPRPGRYQFHDLIRAYAGEAAEQVDTAEERDAALDRLLGWYLATAFNASRRMRPERYYRLLELDGLDGSAFAEYHDALDWFDEEAGNLIAAVHLARRRRRDDVCWKLAWLLQSYFGTRSRLDDWRSVFGVALEAARDGGHRPGEAGILSGLGVVNGVVRQYDESRHYLERVLAIQRELGAREGEARAQYNLALAAHNLADYTGAYEHGMRALEIVRELGMGAFEASVLRALGDICTSMGDHEQALELADAALAIPGPDGHPVDTRFTQHTRGLALLGLGRLAEGIACISESVEMFFTMGEHYEAADVLSQLGTIHLRHGDGALARECWVRSVRLLTELGHPDADDVRAKLAALVGTPS